In Pseudomonas sp. ADAK18, a single window of DNA contains:
- a CDS encoding malto-oligosyltrehalose synthase, with protein MKVSTLRATQRLQFHQGFTLDDAVPLVPYFAQLGISHLYASPLLSARAGSMHGYDVVDPTSVNPELGGEAALRRLVAALREHDMGLILDIVSNHMAVGGADNPWWLDLLEWGRLSPYSEFFDIQWHSPDPLLKGQLLMPFLGSDYGEALQTGSIVLRFDPQQGHFFIEHYEHRFPINPSDYGDILRPYEPLKALADDFSSLAYHPDAYLQATALKQQLVEHAQDPATLAAIKHSLSLYDSRQPEGFTRLHHLLEQQSYRLASWRTAADDINWRRFFDVNELGGLRVERSAVFEATHGKIFQLISEELVDGLRIDHIDGLADPRGYCRKLRRRVDSLAPGRHLPIFVEKILGEGETLREDWCVDGTTGYEFMNQLSLLQHDPAGFAPLAELWTGHTERPSAFIEEAWLARQQILNGSLAGDFESVAQALLQVARDDVMSRDLTLGAIRRALQELIVHFPVYRTYISARGRSNRDDVFFLQALAGARSTLGEADWPVLDYLEQWLGGEPWRKRPLGRERKILKHACVRFQQLTSPAAAKAVEDTAFYRSGVLLSRNDVGFSTEQFSAPLADFHTANQQRLCAFPDNLLASATHDHKRGEDTRARLAVLSECADWYAKQVAHWRTLAVHLRSDASTPSAGDELILYQVLLGSWPLDLRSDDTEALDNYHQRLWQWQQKALREAKLHSSWSAPNELYEQGVQAFLSRLLLEDQGLPLRTALGLAAQAIAPAGALNGLAQSLLRLTVPGVPDVYQGNEFWDFSLVDPDNRRPVDFNARQQALESPADIDELMLHWRDGRIKQALIAQVLNLRREHPQVFSLGSYEPLDVVGEHADRVVAFCREYQGTRLLVVVPRWPHRLLDNGVYPQVRAQIWGDTRVALPFAAPTQNWKGLFQTGAVTSNKELKISTALGGCPINVFINPDHHES; from the coding sequence ATGAAGGTGTCGACCCTCAGGGCGACCCAGCGCCTGCAGTTTCATCAAGGGTTCACCCTGGATGATGCGGTGCCGTTGGTGCCCTATTTCGCCCAGTTAGGCATCAGCCACCTGTATGCCTCGCCGCTGCTCAGCGCCCGCGCCGGTTCCATGCACGGCTACGATGTGGTCGACCCCACCAGTGTCAACCCGGAGCTGGGCGGCGAAGCGGCGTTGCGCCGGCTGGTGGCCGCGTTGCGCGAACACGACATGGGGCTGATCCTCGATATCGTCTCCAACCATATGGCGGTGGGCGGCGCCGATAACCCTTGGTGGCTGGACCTGCTGGAATGGGGCCGCTTGAGCCCCTACAGCGAGTTCTTCGACATCCAGTGGCATTCGCCGGACCCGCTGCTCAAGGGCCAGTTGCTGATGCCCTTCCTGGGCAGCGACTACGGTGAAGCGCTGCAAACCGGCAGCATTGTGCTGCGCTTCGACCCGCAGCAAGGCCACTTTTTCATCGAGCATTACGAACACCGCTTCCCGATCAACCCCAGCGACTACGGCGACATCCTGCGTCCTTACGAACCCCTCAAGGCCCTGGCCGACGACTTCAGCAGCCTCGCCTACCATCCAGATGCCTACCTCCAGGCCACTGCGCTGAAACAACAACTGGTTGAACACGCGCAAGATCCCGCCACCCTCGCCGCCATCAAACACAGCCTCAGCCTCTACGACTCCCGCCAACCAGAAGGCTTCACGCGCCTGCATCACCTGCTGGAACAACAAAGCTACCGCCTGGCCAGTTGGCGCACGGCAGCGGATGACATCAACTGGCGGCGCTTCTTCGACGTCAACGAACTGGGTGGCCTGCGGGTGGAGCGCAGCGCAGTGTTCGAGGCGACCCATGGAAAGATCTTCCAACTGATCAGTGAGGAACTGGTGGACGGCCTGCGCATCGACCATATTGACGGTCTGGCCGACCCTAGAGGTTACTGCCGCAAGTTGCGGCGTCGGGTGGACTCACTGGCGCCCGGGCGGCACCTGCCAATCTTCGTCGAAAAGATCCTCGGTGAAGGTGAAACCCTGCGCGAAGACTGGTGTGTGGACGGCACCACCGGCTACGAATTCATGAACCAGTTGTCATTGCTGCAACACGATCCCGCAGGTTTTGCGCCGCTGGCCGAGCTGTGGACGGGGCACACTGAGCGCCCTTCGGCCTTTATCGAGGAAGCCTGGCTGGCCCGCCAGCAGATCCTCAACGGTTCCCTGGCCGGCGACTTTGAAAGCGTCGCCCAGGCGCTGCTGCAAGTGGCCCGTGACGATGTAATGAGCCGCGACCTGACCCTGGGAGCGATTCGTCGGGCCTTGCAGGAACTGATCGTGCACTTCCCGGTGTATCGCACCTATATCAGCGCCCGGGGCCGCAGCAACCGGGACGATGTGTTTTTCCTGCAGGCCCTGGCCGGTGCCCGCAGCACCTTGGGCGAGGCCGACTGGCCGGTGCTCGATTACCTGGAGCAGTGGCTCGGCGGCGAGCCTTGGCGCAAGCGGCCATTGGGCCGTGAGCGCAAGATCCTCAAGCACGCCTGTGTGCGCTTCCAGCAACTGACCTCTCCAGCCGCCGCCAAGGCCGTGGAAGACACTGCGTTCTATCGTTCGGGAGTGTTGCTGTCACGCAACGATGTCGGCTTCAGTACCGAACAATTCAGTGCCCCCCTGGCCGACTTCCACACCGCCAACCAACAGCGCCTTTGCGCGTTCCCGGACAACCTGCTGGCCAGCGCCACCCATGACCACAAGCGCGGCGAAGACACTCGCGCACGCCTGGCGGTACTCAGTGAATGCGCCGACTGGTATGCCAAGCAGGTGGCACACTGGCGTACCCTGGCCGTGCATCTGCGCAGTGACGCCAGCACACCCTCGGCAGGCGATGAGCTGATCCTCTATCAAGTCCTGCTGGGCAGTTGGCCGCTGGACCTGCGCAGTGATGACACCGAGGCGCTGGACAACTATCACCAGCGTCTATGGCAGTGGCAACAAAAGGCCCTGCGCGAAGCCAAGCTGCACAGCAGTTGGAGCGCGCCGAACGAGCTGTACGAACAAGGGGTGCAAGCGTTCCTCTCGCGGTTATTGCTCGAGGACCAAGGCCTACCTTTGCGCACGGCCCTTGGCCTCGCCGCCCAGGCCATCGCCCCGGCCGGTGCACTGAATGGCCTGGCGCAATCCTTGCTTCGCCTCACCGTGCCGGGGGTGCCGGATGTGTATCAGGGGAATGAGTTCTGGGACTTCAGCCTGGTGGATCCGGACAACCGGCGGCCTGTGGATTTCAACGCCCGACAACAGGCGCTGGAATCGCCAGCCGACATTGACGAACTGATGCTGCACTGGCGTGACGGGCGCATCAAGCAGGCGCTTATCGCCCAAGTGCTGAACCTGCGCAGGGAGCATCCGCAGGTATTTAGCCTGGGCAGCTACGAGCCTCTGGACGTGGTAGGCGAACACGCTGATCGGGTGGTCGCCTTCTGCCGTGAATATCAGGGCACACGCCTGTTGGTAGTCGTGCCGCGCTGGCCCCATCGCCTGCTTGATAACGGTGTTTATCCGCAGGTCCGCGCGCAGATTTGGGGCGATACCCGGGTCGCATTACCGTTCGCCGCTCCAACGCAAAACTGGAAGGGACTTTTCCAAACAGGTGCAGTCACATCCAACAAGGAGCTGAAGATCAGTACTGCCTTGGGAGGTTGCCCGATCAACGTCTTTATCAACCCTGATCATCATGAAAGCTGA
- a CDS encoding DUF2934 domain-containing protein, with amino-acid sequence MSTEDKRVREFAYQIWESEGKPEGQEDRHWEMARKLAEAEALTPSKPKTAAKPKAKPKAAAPAKAATVEKPAAKPKPKAPRKPAN; translated from the coding sequence ATGAGTACTGAAGACAAACGCGTTCGCGAATTCGCGTATCAGATCTGGGAGTCCGAAGGCAAACCCGAAGGGCAGGAAGACCGCCATTGGGAGATGGCGCGCAAGCTGGCTGAGGCCGAGGCGCTGACACCGAGCAAACCCAAGACCGCCGCCAAACCCAAGGCCAAGCCCAAAGCTGCCGCACCCGCGAAGGCTGCGACGGTGGAAAAGCCCGCGGCCAAGCCTAAGCCCAAGGCCCCGCGCAAGCCTGCCAACTGA